The following are encoded together in the Parabacteroides chongii genome:
- the fusA gene encoding elongation factor G, which yields MANDKQLMFTRNIGIMAHIDAGKTTTSERILFYTGLTHKIGETHDGTATMDWMAQEQERGITITSAATTTFWNYLGDKYKINLIDTPGHVDFTVEVERSLRVLDGAVATFCAVGGVEPQSETVWRQADKYNVPRIGYVNKMDRSGANYYEVIRQMKDVLGAHPCPIQIPIGAEETFKGVVDLIKMKAIFWHDESMGAEYSVEEIPADLQAEAEEWRDKMLEALAECDDAIMEKYFDDPSTITEEEIKVAIRKGTLAMQINPMTCGSSFKNKGVQTLLDAVCAFLPSPEDTPAIEGTDPNDPEKVIIRKPLFEEPLTALAFKIATDPYVGRLCFFRVYAGSLNAGSYVYNTRSGKKERISRLFQMHSNKQNPMETIGCGDIGAGVGFKDIRTGDTLCDENHPITLESMDFPDPVIGIAVEPKTQKDLDKLGMGLAKLAEEDPTFRVQTNEETGQTVISGMGELHLDIIVDRLRREFKVECNQGKPQVTYKEAITKPVELREVYKKQSGGRGKFADIIVRVEPADENFEGTLQFIDEVKGGNVPKEFIPSVQKGFEKAMKNGILAGYPLDKLKVTLIDGSFHPVDSDQLSFEICAIQAFKNASEKAGPALMEPIMQMEVVTPEESMGDVIGDLNKRRGQVEGMETSRTGARVVKAKVPLAETFGYVTALRTITSGRATSSMQFSHYAQVSSSIAKQVLTEVQGRADLIK from the coding sequence GCATAAGATCGGTGAAACACATGATGGTACTGCTACCATGGACTGGATGGCTCAGGAGCAGGAACGTGGTATTACAATTACTTCTGCTGCTACAACAACTTTCTGGAACTACTTGGGTGACAAGTATAAGATCAACTTGATCGACACTCCGGGACACGTTGACTTCACAGTAGAGGTTGAACGTTCACTTCGTGTACTGGATGGTGCTGTTGCTACTTTTTGTGCAGTAGGTGGTGTTGAACCTCAGTCTGAAACTGTATGGCGTCAGGCTGATAAATATAATGTACCTCGTATCGGTTACGTTAACAAAATGGACCGTTCTGGTGCAAACTATTACGAAGTTATCCGTCAGATGAAGGATGTACTGGGTGCTCATCCGTGTCCTATCCAGATTCCTATCGGTGCAGAAGAAACTTTCAAAGGTGTAGTAGACCTCATTAAGATGAAAGCTATTTTCTGGCATGACGAATCAATGGGTGCTGAATATTCAGTTGAAGAAATTCCTGCTGACCTGCAGGCTGAAGCTGAAGAATGGCGCGACAAAATGTTGGAAGCATTGGCTGAATGTGATGATGCTATTATGGAAAAATACTTCGATGATCCTTCTACTATCACAGAAGAAGAAATCAAGGTGGCTATCCGTAAAGGTACATTGGCTATGCAGATCAACCCGATGACTTGTGGTTCTTCTTTCAAGAACAAAGGTGTTCAGACATTGCTTGACGCTGTGTGTGCATTCCTGCCTTCTCCTGAAGATACTCCTGCTATCGAAGGTACTGATCCTAATGATCCCGAAAAAGTAATTATCCGTAAGCCGTTGTTTGAAGAACCGTTGACTGCTTTGGCATTTAAGATTGCAACAGACCCTTATGTAGGACGTTTGTGCTTCTTCCGTGTGTATGCAGGTTCATTGAATGCAGGTTCTTACGTTTACAATACTCGTTCAGGTAAGAAAGAACGTATTTCTCGTCTGTTCCAGATGCACTCAAACAAACAGAACCCGATGGAAACTATCGGTTGTGGTGATATTGGTGCAGGTGTAGGTTTCAAAGATATCCGTACTGGTGATACTTTGTGTGACGAAAATCATCCGATCACATTGGAATCTATGGACTTCCCGGATCCGGTTATCGGTATCGCAGTAGAGCCTAAAACTCAGAAAGACCTGGATAAACTGGGTATGGGATTGGCTAAGCTGGCTGAAGAAGATCCTACATTCCGTGTACAGACTAACGAAGAAACAGGTCAGACTGTTATTAGCGGTATGGGTGAGCTTCACCTCGATATCATCGTTGACCGTTTGCGTCGTGAGTTTAAGGTTGAATGTAATCAGGGTAAACCTCAGGTTACTTATAAAGAAGCTATCACTAAGCCTGTTGAACTTCGTGAAGTTTATAAGAAACAGTCTGGTGGTCGTGGTAAGTTTGCTGATATCATCGTTCGCGTTGAACCGGCTGACGAAAATTTCGAAGGTACTCTGCAGTTCATTGACGAAGTAAAGGGTGGTAACGTTCCTAAAGAATTTATCCCTTCTGTTCAGAAAGGTTTCGAAAAGGCTATGAAGAACGGTATCCTTGCCGGTTATCCGTTGGATAAGCTGAAAGTGACTTTGATCGATGGTTCATTCCACCCGGTTGACTCTGACCAGTTGTCATTCGAAATCTGTGCTATTCAGGCATTCAAGAACGCTTCTGAAAAGGCAGGTCCTGCTTTGATGGAACCGATCATGCAGATGGAGGTTGTTACTCCGGAAGAGAGCATGGGTGATGTTATCGGTGACTTGAACAAACGTCGCGGTCAAGTAGAAGGCATGGAAACAAGCCGTACCGGTGCACGTGTTGTTAAAGCGAAAGTGCCTTTGGCAGAAACATTCGGTTATGTAACTGCTTTGCGTACTATCACTTCAGGTCGTGCAACATCTTCAATGCAGTTCTCTCACTATGCTCAGGTATCTTCTTCTATCGCTAAGCAGGTACTGACAGAAGTACAGGGTCGTGCTGATTTGATCAAATAA
- the rplC gene encoding 50S ribosomal protein L3, producing MPGLLGKKIGMTSVFSAEGKNLPCTVIEVGPCVVTQIKTLEKDGYEAVQLGFEDKKEKHTTQPEMGHFKKAGVTPKRYLAEFKNFETAYNLGDVITVDYLENAGFVDVVGTSKGKGFQGVVKRHGFGGVGQTTHGQHNRLRAPGGIGACSYPAKVFKGMRMAGQMGNERVTVQNLEVIKVMPEHNLLLVKGSVPGAKGSIVLIEK from the coding sequence ATGCCAGGATTATTAGGAAAAAAAATCGGAATGACATCCGTTTTCAGTGCCGAGGGAAAGAATCTTCCATGCACTGTTATCGAAGTGGGTCCTTGTGTTGTTACACAGATTAAGACTTTGGAAAAAGATGGCTATGAAGCTGTACAGTTAGGTTTCGAAGACAAAAAAGAGAAACATACTACACAGCCTGAAATGGGTCACTTCAAAAAAGCCGGTGTAACTCCCAAGAGATACTTGGCCGAGTTCAAGAATTTTGAAACTGCATACAATCTGGGTGACGTGATCACTGTGGATTATCTGGAAAATGCAGGTTTCGTTGATGTAGTTGGTACATCAAAAGGTAAAGGTTTCCAGGGTGTAGTAAAACGTCATGGTTTCGGTGGTGTAGGTCAGACTACTCACGGTCAGCATAACCGTTTGCGTGCTCCCGGTGGTATTGGTGCTTGTTCTTACCCTGCAAAGGTATTCAAGGGCATGCGTATGGCCGGACAGATGGGTAATGAACGTGTAACAGTTCAGAACCTGGAAGTGATCAAGGTAATGCCGGAACACAATCTTTTATTGGTTAAAGGATCTGTTCCAGGAGCAAAAGGTTCAATCGTATTAATTGAAAAGTAA
- the rpsJ gene encoding 30S ribosomal protein S10, whose amino-acid sequence MSQKIRIKLKSYDYSLVDKSAEKIVKTVKATGAVVSGPIPLPTHKRIFTVNRSTFVNKKSREQFELSSYKRLIDIYSSTAKTVDALMKLELPSGVEVEIKV is encoded by the coding sequence ATGAGCCAAAAGATCAGAATTAAATTAAAGTCTTACGATTATTCTCTGGTAGACAAGTCTGCCGAGAAGATCGTGAAGACGGTAAAGGCTACAGGTGCTGTTGTTAGCGGACCGATTCCTCTGCCTACACACAAGCGTATCTTTACTGTGAACCGCTCTACTTTCGTTAATAAGAAATCACGTGAGCAGTTCGAACTGTCATCTTATAAAAGATTGATAGATATCTATAGCTCAACTGCAAAAACAGTTGACGCATTGATGAAGCTGGAATTACCCAGCGGTGTTGAAGTAGAAATTAAAGTGTGA
- the rplB gene encoding 50S ribosomal protein L2, with the protein MGIRKLKPTTPGQRHKVIGAFDKITASTPEKSLVVGKSSTGGRNNTGKMTMRYLGGGHKQKYRIIDFKRNKDGIPATVKSIEYDPNRTSRIALLYYADGAKSYIIAPNGLEVGQTVVSGSDAAPEVGNTLPMANIPVGTIIHNIELRPGQGAKMVRSAGAFAQLTSKEGAYAIIKMPSGETRKILAACKATIGSVGNSDHGLEKSGKAGRSRWLGRRPHNRGVVMNPVDHPMGGGEGRASGGHPRSRTGLYAKGLKTRAPKKHSSKYIIERRKK; encoded by the coding sequence ATGGGAATACGTAAATTAAAGCCCACAACACCGGGGCAGAGACACAAAGTTATTGGTGCATTTGATAAAATCACTGCAAGTACACCAGAGAAGTCTCTTGTGGTAGGTAAGAGCAGTACTGGTGGTCGTAACAACACAGGTAAGATGACTATGCGTTATCTTGGTGGCGGTCACAAACAAAAGTACAGAATTATCGATTTCAAGAGAAATAAAGATGGCATTCCTGCAACAGTAAAGTCTATCGAGTACGATCCAAACCGTACTTCTCGTATCGCTTTATTGTATTATGCTGACGGAGCAAAGAGCTATATCATCGCTCCGAACGGCTTGGAAGTTGGCCAGACAGTGGTTTCAGGTAGCGATGCCGCTCCTGAGGTAGGTAATACTTTGCCTATGGCAAATATTCCCGTTGGTACTATTATTCACAATATTGAGCTTCGTCCTGGACAGGGTGCTAAAATGGTACGTTCTGCAGGTGCATTTGCTCAGTTGACTTCTAAAGAAGGTGCTTATGCAATTATTAAGATGCCTTCTGGCGAAACCAGAAAGATTCTTGCTGCATGTAAGGCTACAATTGGTAGTGTAGGTAACTCAGACCATGGTCTTGAAAAATCAGGTAAAGCCGGTCGCTCTAGATGGTTAGGTCGTCGTCCTCACAACCGTGGTGTTGTAATGAACCCGGTTGATCACCCAATGGGTGGTGGTGAAGGTCGTGCTTCCGGAGGTCATCCAAGATCTCGTACAGGCTTGTATGCTAAGGGCTTGAAGACAAGAGCACCGAAGAAGCATTCTTCAAAGTATATTATTGAAAGAAGAAAGAAATAA
- the rplW gene encoding 50S ribosomal protein L23, translating into MGIIIKPIVTEKQTAITEKMANRYGFRVSPDANKLEIKKAVQDMYNVTVVDVNTINYSGKQKSRYTKSGIINGKQSAFKKAIVTLKEGETIDFFSNI; encoded by the coding sequence ATGGGAATTATCATTAAACCTATAGTAACAGAGAAGCAAACAGCGATTACAGAAAAAATGGCTAATCGCTATGGTTTTCGTGTTTCTCCTGATGCCAACAAGTTGGAGATCAAAAAAGCTGTACAGGATATGTATAATGTAACCGTAGTTGATGTTAACACCATCAACTACTCTGGCAAGCAGAAAAGCCGTTATACAAAATCAGGTATTATCAATGGTAAACAATCAGCTTTTAAGAAGGCAATCGTAACGTTGAAAGAAGGAGAAACAATAGATTTCTTTAGTAATATCTAA
- the rplD gene encoding 50S ribosomal protein L4 → MELSVFNIKGEDTGRKVTLNDAIFGIEPNDHAIYLDVKQYLANQRQGTHKSKERSEISGSTRKLIRQKGGGGARRGDINSPVLVGGARVFGPKPRDYEFKLNKKVKGLARKSALAYKAKNNAIVVVEDFALEAPKTKEFVTIAKNLKVADKKLLMVLPEKNNFVYLSARNLEKTNVITASELNTYKVLDAANLVLTESSVAVIEKLFNA, encoded by the coding sequence ATGGAACTGAGCGTATTTAATATTAAAGGTGAAGATACCGGAAGAAAGGTAACTTTGAACGATGCTATCTTCGGCATTGAACCCAATGATCATGCCATCTACCTGGATGTAAAACAGTATTTGGCTAACCAGCGTCAGGGTACTCACAAATCGAAAGAAAGAAGTGAGATCTCTGGTAGTACACGCAAACTGATCCGTCAGAAAGGTGGTGGTGGAGCCCGTCGTGGTGATATCAACTCTCCTGTATTGGTTGGTGGTGCTCGCGTTTTCGGTCCGAAACCGAGAGATTATGAGTTCAAATTGAATAAGAAGGTAAAAGGTCTGGCTCGTAAGTCTGCTTTGGCTTATAAAGCTAAAAATAATGCAATTGTAGTTGTAGAAGATTTCGCTCTGGAAGCTCCGAAGACTAAAGAATTTGTAACAATTGCTAAAAACCTGAAAGTGGCTGATAAAAAGTTACTTATGGTTTTACCGGAGAAAAATAATTTTGTATATTTGTCGGCTCGTAATTTAGAAAAGACAAATGTTATAACAGCTTCTGAATTAAACACATACAAAGTGCTTGATGCAGCTAATTTGGTTTTGACTGAAAGCTCTGTTGCTGTTATAGAAAAACTTTTTAATGCATAA